From the genome of Metarhizium brunneum chromosome 4, complete sequence, one region includes:
- the HPCD gene encoding 3-hydroxypropionyl-coenzyme A dehydratase, with translation MENTNFKSIIYKTSSDGKVAHIILNRPKHFNAIDQNIPAELRAAVRLANFDSKVHCIIIKGNGPGFCGGYDLGIYAEHAQRGQTEGSQDLCKGYDPFKDYLTMGEATECYSELFRSHKPTIAQVHGAAVAGGSDIALCCDLVVMADDARIGYPPSRAWGCPTTAMWAHRIGPEKAKRMLFTGDLIDGKEAASMGLVLMSVPEAELEETVNLLANRIKTVPINQLWMHKQVINSGIESSVRSSQRLATIFDGITRNSPEGIAFQNAAMLSGFKDAVKKRDEPGNSVSYRIKWKNKL, from the coding sequence ATGGAGAATACCAACTTCAAATCCATCATTTACAAAACGTCATCTGATGGGAAAGTAGCGCACATTATTCTCAATCGGCCAAAGCATTTCAACGCAATCGACCAGAATATCCCGGCCGAGCTACGAGCCGCTGTCCGCCTAGCCAACTTCGATTCCAAGGTACATTGTATCATTATTAAAGGGAACGGACCTGGGTTCTGTGGGGGCTATGACTTGGGCATTTATGCTGAACATGCCCAACGCGGCCAGACCGAAGGCAGCCAGGATCTATGCAAAGGCTATGATCCCTTCAAGGACTACTTGACAATGGGCGAAGCCACCGAGTGTTACTCAGAACTCTTCCGAAGCCACAAACCCACCATAGCGCAAGTTCACGGGGCTGCTGTCGCAGGTGGAAGTGATATCGCCCTATGTTGCGACCTGGTCGTCATGGCGGACGATGCTCGGATTGGCTACCCGCCGAGTCGGGCATGGGGTTGTCCTACAACAGCCATGTGGGCGCATCGAATAGGACCGGAAAAGGCGAAGAGAATGCTGTTTACGGGTGATCTTATAGATGGCAAGGAAGCTGCATCGATGGGCTTAGTTTTGATGTCCGTTCCTGAGGCTGAGTTGGAAGAAACGGTGAATTTGTTGGCGAACCGAATCAAGACTGTGCCTATCAACCAGCTCTGGATGCACAAACAGGTCATCAACAGTGGGATCGAGAGTTCTGTGCGGTCGAGCCAACGCTTGGCAACCATTTTTGATGGCATCACGCGGAATTCGCCCGAGGGCATTGCCTTCCAGAACGCGGCGATGCTGTCCGGCTTCAAGGATGcagtgaagaagagagaTGAACCCGGAAATAGCGTATCGTACAGGATAAAGTGGAAGAATAAGCTGTAA
- the het-6_7 gene encoding Heterokaryon incompatibility protein 6, OR allele codes for MLDYQYIPLEESQLRVLTLLAGEFDDPLTGVLTHEQFLPANSDIPKYEAISYFWGDQIDMATIAISQGRHQRRKLIRPGLATALRHLRRQDQPRNLWCDSICINQDDLVERAAQVLLMGEVYREADRVIVWLGPEEDDSSAALEILDHIGSNVRFDPARYELSPLTGTNRKNRKLGDPNSALSYKQREWLAIKKLFARPWFTRLWVRQEIVLAKPSAIVVAGYAATTWSRFGQAVACIEVKIALGNTNSPFLTRFVNDVSNIVALFRTTLFRHPVALLNFTRSCQCRDDRDRVYSLLGLIDSSYKICPDYSRNVKDVCREFMLSIYREDARLDVLAFCDTTASPSWVPNIPGQNPAHHFWRNFATGYSEARLDMMQGDMMGVRAVKCGLVSNLIGHIPRGCAEDELKERVKTMLKQQLGTDTRKWKDDATVKLTQALLGGHWFENTSHQHDPQLMGVVSVLKNWVVEDLGGTNGKDAFLDMLVIWAMLNALPGWSVYRAKNSLFGICSSMCLPGDQIYAVLGCKDPIILRKRRDFTHYRIVGPTYIHDFSCGQAILGQPAFSSSFVDSFDDPYLSFERADGLGNKGDPHLQHIDFPYKVEDDHPLWHRNKGSVGRNQVDSSHLEAFYKRGVRVEEIILK; via the coding sequence ATGCTGGATTATCAATACATCCCCCTGGAAGAGTCTCAGCTACGAGTACTGACCCTCCTAGCTGGCGAGTTTGACGATCCCCTGACCGGCGTGTTGACACATGAACAATTCCTCCCGGCAAATTCGGACATACCAAAATATGAGGCGATATCCTATTTCTGGGGTGACCAGATAGACATGGCGACGATTGCCATCTCTCAAGGTCGCCATCAGAGGAGAAAACTAATCAGACCTGGCCTAGCAACCGCCCTGCGACATCTCAGACGACAAGACCAGCCTCGAAACCTCTGGTGTGACTCCATCTGCATAAACCAAGACGATCTTGTCGAGCGAGCGGCCCAAGTTCTTCTCATGGGCGAAGTATATCGAGAAGCGGACCGGGTCATCGTTTGGCTTGgaccagaagaagatgacagCTCTGCGGCTTTGGAGATACTCGACCACATTGGATCCAATGTACGTTTCGACCCTGCCAGATACGAACTGTCCCCTCTCACGGGGACCAACAGGAAGAACAGGAAACTAGGAGACCCGAACTCGGCCCTATCGTACAAGCAAAGAGAGTGGCTGGCGATCAAGAAGCTATTTGCCCGACCTTGGTTCACAAGGCTCTGGGTCCGGCAGGAAATCGTTCTGGCGAAACCGTCCGCCATCGTTGTTGCCGGATACGCGGCCACCACCTGGTCGAGATTCGGGCAAGCCGTGGCATGTATCGAAGTCAAGATTGCTCTGGGCAACACAAACTCGCCCTTCTTGACTCGGTTCGTCAACGACGTCAGCAACATCGTCGCCCTCTTCCGCACCACACTGTTCAGGCATCCGGTTGCGCTGCTCAATTTCACCCGCTCTTGCCAGTGCAGAGACGACAGAGATCGGGTGTACTCGCTCCTGGGCCTCATTGACTCTAGCTACAAGATTTGTCCCGACTACTCCCGAAACGTCAAGGACGTCTGCAGGGAATTCATGCTTAGCATATATAGAGAAGACGCGAGGCTGGATGTGCTAGCATTTTGCGACACGACAGCGAGCCCGAGCTGGGTGCCCAACATTCCCGGGCAGAACCCTGCGCACCACTTTTGGCGCAACTTTGCTACTGGATACTCCGAGGCTCgcttggacatgatgcaagGGGACATGATGGGTGTCAGGGCGGTAAAATGCGGACTTGTGTCGAATCTCATTGGCCATATACCAAGAGGATGTGCTGAGGACGAGTTGAAGGAGCGAGTGAAAACCATGTTGAAGCAACAGCTTGGTACGGACACTAGGAAATGGAAAGATGACGCGACTGTTAAACTCACGCAGGCGTTACTGGGTGGTCATTGGTTTGAAAATACCAGTCATCAGCATGATCCCCAGTTAATGGGAGTGGTATCTGTGCTCAAGAACTGGGTCGTCGAAGACTTGGGCGGAACAAACGGTAAAGACGCCTTTTTGGACATGCTTGTAATCTGGGCCATGTTGAACGCGCTGCCTGGATGGTCCGTCTACCGAGCAAAGAACAGCCTCTTCGGCATTTGTTCAAGCATGTGCCTACCCGGCGATCAAATATACGCCGTCCTTGGCTGCAAAGATCCCATTATACTTCGAAAGCGCCGAGACTTTACCCATTACCGTATTGTTGGGCCGACGTATATCCACGACTTTTCATGTGGGCAAGCCATCTTGGGACAGCCTGCTTTTAGTTCAAGCTTCGTTGATTCATTTGACGATCCGTATTTAAGCTTCGAGAGAGCAGATGGCTTGGGAAACAAAGGCGATCCACATCTCCAACATATCGACTTCCCATACAAAGTCGAGGACGATCATCCACTCTGGCATAGAAACAAGGGCTCTGTCGGCCGTAATCAGGTTGACTCTTCGCATCTCGAAGCATTCTATAAACGTGGTGTTCGAGTAGAGGAAATCATTCTCAAATAG
- the FUB8_1 gene encoding Non-canonical non-ribosomal peptide synthetase FUB8, translated as MKKHTQDQTHQQTSTTFSDSKGPEYGKRLVIHVLDQYAQNEPDRPYAYLPLSSDPKDGWEVVTFKQLANAVNFVGHELVRGLADHGNQSEDFPTVAYIGPGDIRYVVFMLACIKARRKAFFPSSRNSLEGQISLLKATNCSTIYFAEGYSETILPWLESHPMRIVQAAAPQVWLESETVSLPYHRSYEDGRWDPQVVLHTSGSTGIPKPVVVRQGSFAVFDDLRNGPEFHGTLSSLVHLCMAEKIYVPVPQFHVAGVALAINAGIFYGRPLVYGVPDRPLSADLATRSLVHSGADVAFLPPSILEEMSRTEAGISALASLDIVAFGGGNLTPAVGDMLVESGVVLSNLIAATECLPYTIHFQSNLKLWQYFIIHEKDMGAEFRPVEWNPEAYEMVLCNDDAKNPGRKAFFCNFPEKTEWRTGDLYEPHPTLPNHWKYIGRADNIIVFSNGEKLNPVTIEDAVQGHKAVKGAIVVGHQRFQPALIVEPIETPADNVAAEALLQDVWSLVQEVNKATVAHGRVSRDMIVLSDPAIPFSRAPKGTIQRNSTTRAYVKFIDELYQKVEEGSSSQDAVHLDLTSESTLAQSIVDVLTHQFGNPNVGLDSDLFSVGVDSLQVLRLSKLLRLSFGAAGISLDQNTIAPRVIYANPTPRALAARLFKITTGKDSQNDEPVDEVEALADMVLKYTADLPPPNLNQAQPADDAQTVLITGTTGSLGAYILDRLISNPRVGKVFALNRGNDGGQSRQLAFNAARGLTGDFSKVEFLDVDLSRQGWALAPAKYEELLANADRIIHNAWPVNFVISVSSFESHVRGVRRLVDFCNEAAKRVPIVFVSSVSTAACWAADEPVPERQLRDLALAQMGYGRSKLAGSLVLDAAAERSGVPAASIRVGQIGGPRGELGMWNKQEYIPSLVASSIYLGMLPDTIGPSDVDWIPVDDVAGLVVDVGGISGQKAVCDISGYFHGVNPHKTRWNDVARVLKEFYRDRIREIVPLENWVSALERSAEKDGAEDNPGIKLLDTYRGMVAANRAGNRPVSFDMGRTVQHSATMRNLGPITEELVRNWCKQWKY; from the exons ATGAAAAAGCATACGCAAGACCAGACGCATCAACAAACCTCGACAACCTTCTCTGACTCGAAGGGGCCCGAGTATGGGAAGCGTCTGGTTATCCATGTTCTTGATCAGTATGCTCAAAATGAACCGGACAGGCCTTACGCCTATCTCCCTCTTTCCAGCGACCCGAAAGACGGATGGGAAGTGGTCACGTTCAAGCAGCTTGCCAACGCCGTCAACTTTGTAGGCCATGAACTGGTTCGGGGACTCGCCGACCACGGAAATCAAAGTGAGGACTTCCCCACGGTTGCGTACATCGGCCCTGGAGATATTCGCTACGTCGTATTCATGCTGGCCTGTATCAAAGCCCGACGCAAGGCTTTCTTCCCGTCGTCTCGGAATAGCCTCGAGGGCCAAATATCTCTCCTCAAAGCAACCAATTGCAGCACTATATACTTTGCCGAGGGCTATTCGGAGACAATTCTACCGTGGTTGGAAAGCCACCCAATGCGCATTGTTCAAGCCGCGGCCCCCCAAGTCTGGCTTGAGTCGGAAACCGTTTCACTGCCCTACCATCGGTCGTACGAGGACGGTAGATGGGATCCCCAGGTGGTACTGCATACCAGCGGCAGCACCGGGATCCCAAAGCCTGTTGTCGTGCGGCAAGGGAGTTTCGCTGTTTTTGATGACCTCCGAAACGGTCCTGAATTCCACGGCACTCTTAGTTCTTTGGTTCACTTATGCATGGCCGAGAAGATTTATGTTCCGGTGCCTCAGTTCCACGTCGCCGGTGTTGCTCTGGCGATAAACGCGGGCATCTTTTACGGCAGGCCATTGGTGTACGGCGTTCCAGATAGACCATTGAGTGCCGATCTGGCGACCCGAAGCTTGGTACACTCTGGTGCGGATGTGGCATTTCTCCCGCCGTCTATTCTGGAAGAAATGAGCCGGACGGAGGCGGGCAtttctgccttggccagccttgACATTGTGGCATTCGGTGGAG GTAATCTTACCCCAGCGGTTGGGGACATGCTCGTTGAGAGTGGTGTTGTTTTGAGCAACTTGATCGCCGCCACCGA ATGCCTCCCATATACGATCCATTTCCAATCCAACCTCAAGCTGTGGCAGTACTTTATTATACATGAAAAAGACATGGGCGCCGAGTTCAGGCCAGTCGAGTGGAATCCTGAAGCTTACGAAATGGTTCTCTGCAATGACGACGCAAAGAATCCCGGACGCAAGGCGTTCTTTTGCAACTTCCCCGAAAAGACCGAGTGGCGGACCGGCGATCTTTATGAGCCACATCCAACGCTGCCCAACCATTGGAAATATATTGGAAGAGCCGACAATATTATCGTATTTTCCAACGGCGAGAAGTTAAACCCAGTTACTATAGAGGACGCGGTCCAAGGCCACAAGGCTGTCAAGGGAGCCATCGTGGTCGGGCATCAAAGATTCCAGCCTGCACTCATTGTAGAACCAATCGAGACTCCCGCGGACAATGTGGCAGCAGAAGCTCTCCTCCAAGACGTGTGGTCCCTTGTCCAGGAAGTAAATAAAGCCACCGTGGCCCATGGGCGCGTTTCTCGCGACATGATTGTACTTTCGGATCCGGCTATCCCATTCTCGCGAGCGCCAAAGGGAACTATTCAACGAAACTCGACCACAAGAGCCTATGTGAAGTTTATTGACGAACTATATCAAAAAGTCGAAGAGGGCTCTTCTTCACAAGATGCCGTCCATTTGGACCTGACCAGCGAAAGCACCCTGGCCCAATCGATTGTGGACGTCTTGACGCACCAATTTGGCAATCCCAACGTCGGTTTAGACAGCGATCTCTTCAGCGTAGGCGTGGACTCTCTCCAAGTTCTCCGACTATCAAAGCTGCTTCGCCTCAGCTTCGGAGCCGCGGGCATCTCTCTGGACCAGAATACAATCGCTCCACGAGTCATCTATGCAAACCCGACCCCGAGGGCCCTGGCCGCGAGGCTTTTCAAAATTACCACCGGCAAGGATTCGCAAAACGACGAACCCGTCGACGAGGTAGAAGCCCTAGCGGACATGGTTTTGAAATACACGGCCGATCTTCCGCCACCAAATTTGAATCAGGCCcagcccgccgacgacgcgcaAACAGTCTTGATAACAGGGACGACGGGATCACTGGGAGCCTATATTCTCGACCGGCTGATTTCAAACCCGAGAGTTGGCAAGGTATTCGCTCTGAACAGAGGCAACGACGGCGGCCAATCGCGCCAACTGGCCTTCAACGCAGCCAGAGGCCTAACCGGGGACTTTTCCAAAGTCGAGTTCCTCGACGTCGATTTGTCCCGGCAGGGCTGGGCCCTCGCTCCCGCCAAGTACGAGGAGCTTCTCGCCAACGCAGATCGCATCATTCACAACGCGTGGCCCGTCAACTTTGTCATCAGCGTGTCGTCGTTCGAGTCGCATGTCCGGGGGGTGCGCCGCCTGGTCGATTTCTGCAACGAGGCCGCCAAGCGCGTGCCCATCGTGTTCGTCTCCAGCGTTAGTACCGCCGCTTGCTGGGCGGCAGACGAGCCCGTGCCGGAGCGTCAGCTACGAGACTTGGCTCTGGCGCAGATGGGCTACGGCCGGTCCAAGCTGGCTGGCAGTCTGGTTCTAGATGCCGCGGCGGAGAGATCAGGGGTTCCGGCGGCGAGTATTCGAGTGGGACAGATTGGAGGCCCCCGGGGCGAATTGGGCATGTGGAATAAACAGGAGTACATACCTAGCTTGGTGGCCAGCTCGATTTACCTGGGGATGCTTCCTGATACCATCGGTCCGTCTGACGTTGACTGGATTCCGGTGGATGACGTTGCGGGACTCGTGGTGGATGTTGGCGGCATATCTGGACAGAAGGCCGTGTGTGACATTTCGGGATACTTCCACGGGGTCAACCCGCATAAGACGAGGTGGAATGACGTAGCTCGGGTGCTGAAGGAGTTTTACCGTGACCGAATTCGGGAGATTGTTCCGCTGGAGAATTGGGTCTCTGCGCTGGAACGGAGCGCAGAGAAGGATGGCGCGGAGGATAATCCTGGGATCAAGCTGCTTGATACCTACCGAGGCATGGTTGCTGCGAATAGGGCTGGGAATAGGCCGGTGAGTTTTGACATGGGGAGGACCGTACAGCATAGTGCTACGATGAGGAATTTGGGTCCTATAACTGAGGAGCTGGTGAGGAATTGGTGCAAACAGTGGAAGTATTAG